One segment of Mycolicibacterium sp. YH-1 DNA contains the following:
- a CDS encoding serine hydrolase has protein sequence MRLPPRTCAAALGAMIVLAVGIVSRPTPPTLGPADGDPELIARVASLLDGLRDRVSVVYIRDGVLTEAHFGADSDTVYEIGSITKTMTSLLFAEAVEAGELTPDTPLGSLLDLGSSAAADVTLEELASHRSGLPRISNRPQDLAGAGLAVLRHRNPYTTDVAALLTQARSANLSGRGSFSYSNLGAALLGEALSAHAGTNYPAMLDRHLFQPLGMTHSFTPLTATELSSDAPIGWSAKGHPERAWTLNAYAPAGGVRSTPADMARYAQALLDRRAPGLSALDPRWDAADDIRVGRAWLTHRVGDVDVTWHNGGTGGFSSMLALDREHAAAVVVLANSAVAVDEIAIRILVDTA, from the coding sequence ATGAGACTGCCTCCGCGCACGTGTGCGGCCGCTCTCGGCGCGATGATCGTCCTCGCGGTGGGAATAGTCAGCCGTCCGACGCCACCAACACTCGGTCCTGCCGATGGCGACCCCGAGCTGATCGCCCGCGTCGCATCGCTACTGGACGGGCTGCGTGACCGGGTCAGCGTCGTGTACATCCGCGACGGCGTACTGACGGAGGCGCACTTCGGCGCCGATTCGGACACCGTCTACGAGATCGGGTCGATCACGAAAACCATGACTTCCCTGCTCTTTGCAGAAGCCGTGGAGGCGGGTGAGCTGACCCCCGACACCCCGCTCGGGAGCCTGCTCGACCTGGGCAGCAGTGCGGCAGCCGACGTGACGCTCGAGGAACTCGCCAGCCACCGGTCGGGCCTGCCGCGGATCTCCAATCGGCCGCAAGATCTGGCCGGCGCCGGTCTTGCCGTGCTGCGGCACCGCAATCCCTACACAACCGACGTCGCGGCACTTCTCACACAGGCGCGTTCAGCGAATCTCTCGGGGCGCGGTTCCTTTTCGTATTCAAACCTGGGCGCAGCCCTGCTCGGCGAGGCGCTCTCCGCGCATGCCGGCACCAACTATCCGGCAATGCTCGACCGCCATCTGTTCCAACCGCTTGGGATGACTCACTCCTTCACCCCGCTCACCGCGACGGAGTTGTCCTCGGACGCGCCGATCGGATGGAGCGCGAAAGGCCACCCCGAGCGGGCGTGGACCCTGAACGCGTACGCGCCCGCCGGCGGGGTGCGCTCGACACCGGCGGACATGGCGCGCTACGCACAGGCCCTGCTCGACCGCCGGGCACCGGGCCTCAGTGCGCTCGACCCACGCTGGGATGCGGCCGATGACATCCGGGTGGGCCGCGCATGGCTGACTCACCGGGTCGGCGATGTGGACGTCACCTGGCACAACGGCGGCACAGGAGGGTTCTCCAGCATGCTCGCCCTCGACCGCGAGCACGCCGCGGCGGTGGTCGTCCTGGCGAACAGCGCTGTCGCCGTTGACGAGATCGCCATCCGCATCCTGGTCGACACGGCATGA
- a CDS encoding helix-turn-helix transcriptional regulator — translation MESFEERFARIEQRLAVVEERVVAERVEDRPAREEERTRQGELAALVDLKSRVDPPGGVTYAGWIERGGQPLQWQFGHTLTDLEDHDWASLAERFDALGNPVRLKLLQLVWAGHETVADLTGQEGIGTTGQVYHHLNALVAVGWLIQSTRGRYTVPADRVVPLLVILSAARGVA, via the coding sequence GTGGAGAGTTTCGAAGAACGGTTCGCACGCATCGAGCAGCGTCTCGCCGTCGTCGAGGAGCGCGTCGTTGCAGAGCGCGTCGAGGACAGACCCGCCAGGGAGGAGGAGCGCACCCGCCAGGGTGAGCTCGCAGCACTGGTGGACCTCAAATCGCGAGTCGACCCGCCCGGCGGTGTGACCTACGCCGGCTGGATCGAACGCGGCGGGCAGCCGTTGCAGTGGCAGTTCGGTCACACCCTCACCGACCTCGAGGACCACGACTGGGCGTCTCTTGCAGAGCGGTTCGATGCGCTGGGCAACCCCGTCCGACTGAAACTGCTCCAGTTGGTGTGGGCAGGCCACGAGACCGTGGCCGATCTCACTGGGCAGGAGGGGATCGGCACGACCGGGCAGGTCTACCACCACCTCAACGCGTTGGTCGCCGTCGGATGGCTGATCCAGAGCACGCGGGGTCGATACACGGTGCCTGCAGATCGGGTGGTACCGCTACTCGTGATCCTCTCCGCGGCACGGGGTGTCGCATGA
- a CDS encoding Hsp20/alpha crystallin family protein: MLMRTDPFRDFDRLAQQVLGTAARPAVMPMDAWRDGDQFIVEFDLPGVDEESLDLDVERNVLTVHATRPDLDPDREMVSAERPRGVFSRQLFLGETLDTEAIEASYSGGVLRLTIPVAEKAKPRRIQITSEEKQAIDA, encoded by the coding sequence ATGTTGATGCGCACCGATCCGTTCCGCGACTTCGATCGCCTCGCCCAGCAGGTGCTGGGCACCGCCGCACGTCCGGCAGTGATGCCGATGGACGCCTGGCGTGACGGGGATCAGTTCATCGTCGAGTTCGACCTGCCGGGCGTGGACGAGGAGTCCCTGGATCTCGACGTCGAGCGCAATGTGCTGACCGTGCACGCCACGCGACCCGACCTGGATCCCGACCGGGAGATGGTGTCCGCCGAGCGGCCGCGTGGGGTGTTCAGTCGGCAGCTGTTCTTGGGCGAGACCCTGGACACCGAGGCGATCGAGGCCAGCTATAGCGGCGGGGTGCTGCGGTTGACCATCCCGGTGGCCGAGAAGGCCAAACCGCGCCGTATCCAGATCACCAGCGAGGAGAAGCAAGCCATCGACGCCTAA
- a CDS encoding J domain-containing protein, with protein sequence MGRLSAVAPGRPAIPGVTAPLLSEVAAMVRENADPYLVLGVSPSATQAEITHAYRTRLRAHHPDTRPTPPPQTADEYLRQVLASYALLRDPARRADYDRATAHTATPQPHRQSEPTPVDHRPASRVQIPITYRNIKTAAADVPPPPLRAGPVRRKR encoded by the coding sequence ATGGGCCGTCTCAGCGCGGTGGCTCCCGGTCGGCCTGCCATCCCGGGAGTCACCGCACCCTTGCTCTCGGAGGTAGCCGCCATGGTGCGCGAGAATGCCGATCCCTATCTGGTGTTGGGCGTGTCACCGAGTGCAACCCAGGCCGAGATCACCCACGCCTACCGCACCCGGCTCCGCGCCCATCACCCCGACACCCGCCCCACTCCGCCCCCGCAAACCGCGGACGAATACCTACGGCAAGTCCTGGCCTCCTACGCCCTGCTGCGTGACCCCGCCCGCCGCGCCGACTACGACCGCGCAACCGCCCACACCGCCACACCGCAACCACACAGGCAATCAGAGCCGACACCTGTTGATCACCGCCCTGCAAGCCGCGTCCAGATCCCCATCACCTACCGAAACATCAAAACGGCTGCAGCCGACGTCCCACCGCCACCATTGCGGGCCGGCCCGGTGCGCCGGAAACGATAG
- a CDS encoding HAD family phosphatase: MVVRAVVFDIGGVLQNVRPMDFFYAWDLRLGLDDGQVGQRTADLWLAGNLGSIDERQLREGLAQRLMITKSTVDELLEDMWGQYLGSANQAMVDCLHGLRPRFRTGLLSNSFIGAREREERAYGYSGLVDDIVYSHEVGIEKPDPRIYEIACQRLEVEPTDVVFVDDAQMAVDGAKAVGMVGILHQDNAATTTKLAEALNFAS; encoded by the coding sequence GTGGTCGTGAGAGCGGTAGTTTTTGACATCGGCGGTGTTCTTCAAAACGTGCGTCCGATGGATTTCTTTTACGCGTGGGATCTGCGGCTGGGTCTCGACGATGGGCAGGTTGGCCAGCGCACCGCTGACCTGTGGTTAGCGGGCAATCTCGGTTCGATCGATGAGCGACAGTTGCGGGAGGGTCTCGCGCAGCGGCTGATGATCACCAAGTCCACGGTCGACGAACTGCTTGAAGACATGTGGGGGCAGTATCTGGGATCCGCGAATCAAGCAATGGTCGACTGCCTTCACGGATTGCGGCCACGGTTTCGTACCGGGCTGCTCAGCAACAGCTTTATCGGTGCGCGGGAGCGCGAGGAACGCGCGTACGGTTACTCCGGTCTTGTCGATGACATCGTCTATTCGCATGAGGTTGGGATTGAGAAGCCCGATCCCCGGATATACGAAATCGCGTGTCAGCGACTGGAAGTGGAACCCACCGACGTGGTGTTCGTCGATGATGCTCAGATGGCCGTGGACGGTGCAAAAGCCGTGGGCATGGTCGGCATCCTGCATCAGGACAACGCCGCCACCACGACCAAGCTCGCCGAGGCGCTCAATTTCGCATCGTAG
- a CDS encoding glycosyltransferase has product MIGYYIHHHGTGHRSRAQSICCYLDTPVTALTSLEHDEPHPFDTVVALPRDDAGGPTHNPDAHGALHWAPHHDGGLRERMALITKWVADVAPLAAVVDVSVEVSTLLRLLGVPVLVVAMPGERIDTPHKLVYQLADHILAAWPQGLYEPHWLRPHAHKTTYVGGISRFDGRRPDLSERVETPTVLILNGSGGAALRLDMIVACAKRYPEYRWRTLGVPGGPWTCDPWPAICAADVIVSHAGQNCVADIAAAAKPAIIFAATRPFDEQLTTARTLGHAGLALVLDDWPDLDDWPELIAAALQLDTNRWSRWQTAGAARRAAQVVTDTAHRCAPNGIA; this is encoded by the coding sequence ATGATCGGCTACTACATCCATCACCACGGCACCGGGCATCGTAGCCGGGCCCAGAGCATCTGCTGCTACCTGGACACCCCGGTTACCGCGCTCACGTCGCTGGAGCACGATGAACCACACCCCTTCGACACCGTCGTTGCCCTCCCCCGTGACGACGCAGGCGGACCAACCCATAACCCGGACGCACACGGTGCCCTGCACTGGGCGCCTCACCACGACGGCGGGCTGCGAGAGCGGATGGCGCTCATCACCAAGTGGGTGGCCGACGTCGCGCCTCTCGCTGCGGTCGTCGACGTCTCGGTGGAAGTCTCGACCCTGCTGCGACTGCTCGGGGTACCAGTGCTGGTCGTCGCGATGCCCGGCGAGCGCATCGACACCCCGCACAAGCTCGTCTACCAGCTCGCCGACCATATCCTGGCGGCGTGGCCGCAGGGTCTCTACGAACCGCACTGGCTGCGTCCACATGCGCACAAGACAACCTACGTCGGCGGCATCAGCCGATTCGACGGGCGCCGGCCGGACCTGTCCGAACGTGTCGAAACCCCCACCGTGCTTATCCTGAACGGCTCCGGCGGCGCGGCTCTCCGGCTGGACATGATCGTGGCCTGCGCGAAACGCTATCCCGAATACCGTTGGCGCACTTTGGGGGTGCCGGGAGGGCCCTGGACTTGCGACCCGTGGCCGGCAATCTGCGCCGCAGACGTGATCGTCTCCCACGCCGGGCAAAACTGCGTCGCCGACATCGCCGCCGCCGCTAAACCCGCGATCATCTTCGCGGCAACCCGTCCGTTCGACGAACAGCTCACCACCGCACGAACCCTCGGGCACGCCGGGCTGGCCCTAGTCCTCGACGACTGGCCAGATCTCGATGATTGGCCCGAGCTCATCGCCGCGGCACTTCAGCTCGACACCAACCGGTGGAGCCGCTGGCAGACGGCGGGTGCGGCACGCCGCGCCGCACAGGTCGTGACAGACACCGCCCATCGTTGCGCGCCGAACGGCATTGCATGA
- a CDS encoding glycosyltransferase family 4 protein: MTPPMRIALIASNHFPIRQPFAGGLEAHVWHLARALTQAGHLVSLFAAPDSDPSLESALLQVRSLELSAAALTDSSMPSATFMGDHHAYLTLMLRLARGPSEEFDVIHNHSLHHLPVAMAPMLTTPMLCTLHTPPTPWLESAISATTGTGARFAAVSGYTARSWQHLLPDITVVRNGVDAQRWPLGPGGRDLIWFGRITPEKAPHLAISAARRAGLRLVIAGPVSDPGYFARDVQPELGSDVHYAGHLAHRELAHLVGTSAAALVTPQWDEPYGLVVAEAMVCGTPVVAFARGGVPEIVDDRSGRLVPAGDVAAMAAAIPQALTMSRLAVHRQAAKRCSATAMVTDYLDIYRTMIDDPGRTDTDDRLLHPSPRHRAS; this comes from the coding sequence GTGACCCCGCCGATGCGGATAGCGTTGATCGCCTCCAACCACTTCCCGATCCGGCAACCGTTCGCCGGGGGGCTCGAGGCGCACGTCTGGCACCTCGCTCGCGCTCTGACCCAGGCCGGACATCTCGTGTCGCTGTTCGCGGCGCCTGACTCTGACCCCAGCCTCGAAAGTGCGCTCCTGCAGGTGCGCTCCCTGGAACTCAGCGCTGCGGCGTTAACAGACTCGTCCATGCCAAGTGCGACATTCATGGGCGACCATCACGCCTACCTGACGCTGATGCTGCGGCTTGCCCGAGGCCCCTCCGAAGAGTTCGACGTCATTCATAACCACAGCCTGCATCACCTGCCAGTGGCGATGGCGCCCATGTTGACGACACCCATGCTGTGCACACTGCATACCCCGCCAACTCCGTGGCTGGAATCGGCCATCAGTGCAACGACCGGAACCGGTGCCCGGTTCGCCGCCGTCAGCGGCTACACCGCACGGTCGTGGCAACATTTGCTGCCCGACATCACCGTCGTCCGCAACGGTGTCGACGCCCAACGCTGGCCACTAGGTCCCGGCGGACGCGACCTGATCTGGTTCGGCAGGATCACCCCCGAAAAAGCCCCGCATCTGGCCATCTCCGCGGCGCGGCGGGCAGGCCTCCGACTGGTCATCGCGGGCCCGGTCTCCGACCCCGGCTACTTCGCCCGCGACGTGCAGCCCGAACTCGGCAGCGATGTTCACTACGCCGGACACCTCGCCCACCGCGAGCTGGCCCACCTTGTCGGCACATCCGCCGCAGCGCTGGTCACCCCACAGTGGGATGAACCGTACGGGTTAGTGGTCGCCGAAGCCATGGTGTGCGGCACGCCTGTGGTGGCATTCGCCCGCGGCGGCGTCCCCGAGATCGTCGATGACCGAAGCGGACGGCTAGTGCCGGCCGGCGACGTCGCGGCCATGGCCGCGGCGATCCCGCAGGCGCTCACAATGTCCCGGCTCGCCGTCCATCGTCAGGCAGCGAAACGCTGCTCTGCGACGGCCATGGTGACCGACTATCTCGACATCTACCGCACCATGATCGACGACCCAGGACGGACCGATACTGATGATCGGCTACTACATCCATCACCACGGCACCGGGCATCGTAG
- a CDS encoding glycosyltransferase family 2 protein, protein MKTAVITVVHGRAGYLRNQLRGIQASRRTPEQHVIVAVDDPTVIDTVTDCGAIATVVPYRASGPHLPVADARNVGARSALDGGAELLIFLDVDCIPAATAIGRYHQVAAQRAHRDALLCGMVTYLPPCGADGYDIADLDSHADPHPARPTPPDGIVSTSATYELFWSLSFAVSATTWRRIGGFWPGYLGYGAEDTDFGQLAAAKRVPLRWIGGAHVFHQHHPVSDPPVEHLADIVRNATLFHQRWGWWPMTGWLDQFENLALICRDQQGRPHLTADGPVANPPIVREHEHSRSAASQAFADWYRNYL, encoded by the coding sequence ATGAAGACGGCCGTGATCACCGTGGTGCACGGCCGTGCCGGATACCTGCGCAACCAACTGCGAGGAATCCAAGCCAGCCGCCGCACGCCCGAGCAGCATGTGATCGTTGCGGTCGACGACCCCACCGTGATCGACACCGTCACCGACTGCGGTGCCATCGCCACGGTGGTGCCGTATCGCGCGTCCGGCCCCCACCTGCCCGTGGCGGACGCCCGCAACGTCGGGGCGCGCAGCGCACTCGACGGAGGCGCCGAACTCCTGATCTTCCTCGACGTGGACTGCATCCCAGCGGCCACTGCCATTGGCCGCTACCACCAGGTCGCGGCGCAACGCGCACATCGCGACGCGCTGCTGTGCGGCATGGTCACCTACCTGCCGCCCTGCGGGGCGGACGGCTATGACATCGCCGACCTCGACTCCCACGCCGATCCACACCCGGCGCGGCCGACTCCTCCCGACGGCATCGTGAGTACCAGTGCAACCTACGAGCTTTTCTGGTCATTGTCGTTCGCCGTCTCCGCAACAACATGGCGCCGCATCGGCGGATTCTGGCCCGGATACCTCGGCTACGGCGCGGAGGACACAGACTTCGGCCAGCTTGCTGCCGCGAAGCGGGTCCCGCTGCGCTGGATTGGCGGCGCACATGTCTTCCATCAGCATCACCCGGTGTCCGATCCGCCGGTGGAGCATCTCGCCGACATCGTGCGCAACGCCACGCTATTTCACCAACGGTGGGGATGGTGGCCGATGACCGGTTGGCTCGATCAGTTCGAGAATCTTGCGCTGATCTGCCGCGACCAACAAGGTCGGCCCCATCTAACGGCTGACGGCCCCGTTGCCAATCCCCCGATCGTTCGCGAGCATGAACACTCCCGGAGTGCCGCTAGCCAAGCGTTCGCCGACTGGTACCGAAATTACTTGTGA
- a CDS encoding MerR family transcriptional regulator has translation MSVQLLLVKKWGRSVPEDDSLARSARGVYGISVASELSGIDPQTLRLYERRGLLSPARTDGGTRRYSDADLDLLARISDLVTQGINIAGIAQILHLQHRNSELESDNSDLKSENARLRSEKSTMGRRQGNR, from the coding sequence ATGAGTGTGCAACTTTTGTTGGTGAAGAAATGGGGCAGGTCAGTGCCCGAGGATGACTCCCTGGCGCGATCGGCGCGCGGCGTATACGGCATTTCGGTGGCCTCAGAGCTCAGTGGGATTGATCCGCAGACGCTGCGCCTGTATGAGCGGCGCGGACTGCTATCCCCCGCACGCACCGATGGCGGCACGCGGCGCTACAGCGACGCCGATCTGGATCTGCTGGCGCGCATCAGCGACCTGGTGACCCAGGGCATCAACATCGCCGGGATCGCGCAGATCCTGCACCTGCAGCACCGCAACAGTGAACTGGAATCCGACAACAGCGACCTGAAGTCCGAAAACGCCCGGTTGCGATCCGAGAAGTCGACCATGGGAAGAAGGCAGGGAAACCGATGA
- a CDS encoding YaeQ family protein, with protein MALSATVFKVELGVSDVDHGYYADHALTVARHPSETDERMVVRLLAFGLRAHRLSDVDGELAFGAGLSTPGVPDLRLADYTGRILEWINVGQPDERALGKAASQADQVLLFPFAAGVATWWRTVGPKVAGLPNLSVVQIPHAPVQQLAQTVDRRFSAQVMVIEGQVTMTVGGVDVTFTPEPME; from the coding sequence GTGGCCCTTTCTGCAACAGTGTTCAAAGTCGAACTTGGCGTCTCTGATGTCGATCACGGCTACTACGCCGATCACGCGCTGACCGTGGCCCGTCATCCCAGTGAGACCGATGAGCGGATGGTGGTGCGGTTGTTGGCTTTTGGGCTGCGCGCACACCGGCTCAGCGACGTCGACGGTGAGTTGGCGTTCGGGGCCGGCCTGTCCACCCCGGGGGTCCCGGACCTGCGGCTCGCCGACTACACCGGCCGGATCCTGGAGTGGATCAACGTCGGCCAGCCCGACGAACGCGCCTTGGGCAAGGCAGCCAGCCAGGCCGACCAGGTGCTGCTGTTCCCGTTCGCCGCCGGCGTGGCCACCTGGTGGCGCACCGTCGGCCCCAAAGTCGCGGGGCTGCCGAACTTGTCGGTGGTGCAGATACCGCACGCACCGGTGCAGCAGCTGGCCCAGACCGTTGACCGACGGTTCTCGGCGCAGGTGATGGTGATTGAAGGTCAGGTGACGATGACCGTGGGCGGTGTTGACGTCACCTTCACGCCCGAGCCAATGGAGTGA
- a CDS encoding hemerythrin domain-containing protein: protein MVETFVQSTEDVVEFLRGQHNQINDMFDDVLHASGSKAREKAFVDLRHLLAVHETAEEMVVHPRARQDIEGGDIIVDARLQEEHDAKEHLSALEAMDIDSQEFLDELTLFKAAVIDHAEREETEEFNRLQRDLEPDDLKRMVSAVRAAQAIAPTRPHPGVESAVLNFAVGPFASMLDRARDAISAALR, encoded by the coding sequence GTGGTAGAGACATTCGTGCAGTCAACCGAAGACGTAGTCGAGTTCCTTCGAGGACAGCACAACCAGATCAATGACATGTTCGACGACGTGCTCCACGCGTCCGGGTCGAAGGCGCGAGAGAAGGCATTCGTCGACCTCCGGCATCTACTGGCCGTCCACGAGACGGCTGAAGAGATGGTGGTGCATCCGCGTGCGCGACAGGATATCGAAGGCGGTGACATTATCGTCGACGCTCGGCTGCAAGAGGAGCACGATGCCAAGGAGCACCTGTCCGCGCTCGAGGCCATGGACATCGACTCCCAAGAGTTCCTCGACGAATTGACCTTGTTCAAGGCCGCGGTTATCGACCACGCTGAACGTGAGGAGACCGAGGAGTTCAATCGACTTCAGCGCGACCTCGAACCGGATGATCTGAAGCGGATGGTGTCCGCTGTGAGAGCCGCCCAGGCCATCGCCCCCACACGTCCGCACCCCGGCGTCGAGTCGGCCGTGCTCAATTTCGCTGTCGGCCCGTTCGCGTCGATGCTCGATCGAGCCCGCGACGCCATCTCCGCCGCGCTTAGATAA